A window of the Buteo buteo chromosome 8, bButBut1.hap1.1, whole genome shotgun sequence genome harbors these coding sequences:
- the ZFX gene encoding zinc finger X-chromosomal protein isoform X2: MEAESESGSCKVDGICPEVIKVYIFKADPGEDDLGGTVDIVESEPENDHAVGLLDQNSSIRIPREKMVYMTVNDSQHEDEDLNVAEIADEVYMEVIVGEEDAAVAHEQQIDDTEIKTFMPIAWAAAYGNNNDGIESRNGTASALLHIDESAGLGRLAKQKPKKKRRPESRQYQTAIIIGPDGHPLTVYPCMICGKKFKSRGFLKRHMKNHPEHLLTKKKYRCTDCDYTTNKKISLHNHLESHKLTNKTEKLIECDECGKSFSHAGTLFTHKMVHRDKGVNKMHKCKFCDYETAEQGLLNHHLLAVHSKNFPHICVECGKGFRHPSELKKHMRIHTGEKPYQCQYCEYRSADSSNLKTHVKTKHSKETPFKCDICFQTFSDTKELQQHTLMHQESKTHQCLHCDHKSSNSSDLKRHIISVHTKDYPHKCDMCDKGFHRPSELKKHVAAHKGKKLHQCRHCDFKIADPFILSRHILSVHTKDLPFRCKRCRKGFRQQNELKKHMKTHSGRKVYQCEYCEYSTTDASGFKRHVISIHTKDYPHRCEYCKKGFRRPSEKNQHIMRHHKDVGLP; this comes from the exons ATGGAAGCAGAGTCAGAAAGTGGCTCTTGTAAAGTGGATGGCATTTGTCCAGAAGTCATCAAGGTCTATATATTCAAAGCAGATCCTGGAGAAGATGACTTAG GGGGCACAGTAGACATTGTGGAGAGCGAGCCAGAGAATGACCACGCAGTTGGACTACTTGATCAAAATAGCAGTATTCGTATTCCAAGGGAGAAAATGGTTTACATGACTGTAAATGATTCTCAGCATGAAGATGAAGACTTAA atGTTGCAGAAATAGCTGATGAGGTTTACATGGAAGTGATTGTAGGAGAGGAGGATGCAGCAGTGGCCCATGAACAGCAAATTGatgacactgaaattaaaactttCATGCCCATAGCTTGGGCAGCAGCTTATG GTAATAACAACGATGGCATTGAAAGTCGGAATGGCACTGCAAGTGCTCTTTTGCACATAGATGAGTCAGCTGGACTTGGGAGACTGGCTaagcaaaaaccaaagaaaaaaaggagaccTGAGTCTAGGCAGTATCAAACAG caataATCATTGGCCCTGATGGTCATCCGTTGACAGTCTACCCCTGCATGATTTgtggaaagaaatttaaatctaGAGGTTTTTTGAAAAGGCACATGAAAAACCACCCAGAGCACCTTCTTACtaagaagaaatacagatgcACAGACTGTGATTACACTAcgaataaaaaaataagtttacaTAACCACTTGGAGAGTCATAAGCTGaccaacaaaacagaaaagcttattGAGTGCGATGAGTGTGGGAAAAGCTTCTCTCATGCAGGAACTTTATTTACTCACAAGATGGTGCACAGGGACAAAGGAGTTAATAAAATGCACAAGTGCAAATTCTGCGACTATGAGACAGCAGAACAAGGATTACTGAATCATCACCTCTTAGCTGTCCACAGCAAGAACTTTCCTCATATTTGCGTGGAGTGTGGCAAAGGATTTCGCCATCCGTCAGAGCTCAAGAAGCACATGCGAATCCACACTGGTGAAAAACCATACCAGTGCCAATATTGTGAATACCGATCTGCCGACTCTTCTAACTTGAAAACTCACGTAAAGACTAAACACAGTAAGGAAACACCATTCAAGTGTGATATTTGTTTCCAGACTTTTTCAGATACCAAAGAGCTACAGCAGCATACGCTTATGCATCAAGAAAGTAAAACACATCAGTGTTTGCATTGTGACCATAAGAGCTCAAACTCGAGTGATCTGAAACGACACATAATTTCAGTCCACACAAAAGACTATCCTCATAAGTGTGATATGTGTGATAAAGGCTTTCACAGGCCTTCGGAACTGAAAAAACACGTGGCGGCTCACAAGGGTAAAAAATTGCACCAATGCAGACATTGTGACTTTAAGATTGCAGATCCGTTCATTCTGAGTCGCCACATACTCTCAGTTCACACAAAGGATCTTCCATTCAGGTGCAAGAGATGTAGAAAGGGCTTTAGGCAACAAAACGAGCTGaaaaagcacatgaaaacaCACAGTGGCAGGAAAGTTTATCAATGTGAGTACTGTGAGTATAGCACTACAGACGCCTCAGGCTTCAAACGGCATGTTATTTCCATTCATACAAAAGACTACCCTCACCGTTGTGAGTACTGCAAGAAAGGTTTCCGAAGGCCTTCAGAGAAGAACCAGCACATTATGCGGCATCATAAAGATGTTGGGCTGCCTTAA